A single Lacerta agilis isolate rLacAgi1 chromosome 10, rLacAgi1.pri, whole genome shotgun sequence DNA region contains:
- the MPST gene encoding 3-mercaptopyruvate sulfurtransferase isoform X1, with amino-acid sequence MSEVLHVDSPAESQIPPEPEQDLSTMSQQLLYRALVSAKWVSEAIKSPQAGLAVRLLDASWYLPKMKRNPRSEFEERHIPGASFFDIDQCSDRTSPYDHMLPGPAAFAEYVSKLGVGSDSHVVVYDASDQGSFSAPRVWWMFRAFGHDAVSVLDGGLKNWLREGHPVSSGKSRPVPAEFHASLDRSLVKAHEDVKENIEAQRFQVVDARSAGRFTGTEAEPREGIEPGHIPGSVNIPFTDFLTESGLEKSPEDIRSLFQQKKVNLSKPLVATCGSGVTACHVALGAYLCGKADVAIYDGAWVEWFMRARPEHIISEGKGKGKSL; translated from the exons TGTAGACAGTCCAGCAGAGTCCCAGATACCTCCTGAACCCGAACAGGACTTGAGCACCATGTCTCAGCAGCTTCTCTACCGGGCTCTGGTGTCGGCCAAATGGGTCTCAGAAGCCATCAAATCCCCTCAAGCTGGGCTGGCTGTACGGCTCCTCGACGCCTCCTGGTACCTCCCCAAAATGAAGCGCAACCCCCGGAGCGAGTTTGAGGAGCGCCACATCCCCGGAGCGTCTTTCTTTGACATTGACCAGTGCAGCGACCGCACTTCACCGTACGACCACATGCTCCCAGGCCCGGCGGCTTTTGCAGAGTACGTGAGCAAACTGGGGGTTGGCAGCGACTCCCATGTCGTGGTCTACGATGCAAGTGACCAGGGCTCTTTCTCTGCCCCTCGCGTCTGGTGGATGTTCCGGGCCTTTGGGCATGACGCCGTTTCCGTCCTAGATGGCGGGCTGAAGAACTGGCTGCGCGAGGGGCACCCCGTCAGCTCTGGGAAGAGCCGCCCTGTCCCTGCGGAATTCCATGCTTCTCTGGACAGATCGCTAGTGAAAGCCCACGAGGATGTTAAGGAGAACATTGAGGCCCAACGCTTCCAGGTGGTGGATGCTCGGTCAGCCGGGAGGTTCACTGGGACGGAGGCAGAACCTCGGGAAG gaattgaacctggtcACATCCCTGGCTCGGTGAATATCCCTTTCACTGACTTCCTGACTGAGTCTGGCTTGGAGAAGAGTCCAGAGGACATCCGCAGCTTGTTTCAGCAGAAGAAAGTGAATCTCTCCAAGCCCCTGGTGGCCACTTGCGGTTCAGGGGTCACAGCCTGCCACGTGGCCCTGGGGGCGTATCTGTGTGGCAAGGCTGATGTGGCCATTTATGATGGCGCATGGGTGGAGTGGTTCATGCGGGCACGGCCTGAGCACATCATctcagaggggaaggggaaggggaagagcctGTGA
- the MPST gene encoding 3-mercaptopyruvate sulfurtransferase isoform X2, translating into MSQQLLYRALVSAKWVSEAIKSPQAGLAVRLLDASWYLPKMKRNPRSEFEERHIPGASFFDIDQCSDRTSPYDHMLPGPAAFAEYVSKLGVGSDSHVVVYDASDQGSFSAPRVWWMFRAFGHDAVSVLDGGLKNWLREGHPVSSGKSRPVPAEFHASLDRSLVKAHEDVKENIEAQRFQVVDARSAGRFTGTEAEPREGIEPGHIPGSVNIPFTDFLTESGLEKSPEDIRSLFQQKKVNLSKPLVATCGSGVTACHVALGAYLCGKADVAIYDGAWVEWFMRARPEHIISEGKGKGKSL; encoded by the exons ATGTCTCAGCAGCTTCTCTACCGGGCTCTGGTGTCGGCCAAATGGGTCTCAGAAGCCATCAAATCCCCTCAAGCTGGGCTGGCTGTACGGCTCCTCGACGCCTCCTGGTACCTCCCCAAAATGAAGCGCAACCCCCGGAGCGAGTTTGAGGAGCGCCACATCCCCGGAGCGTCTTTCTTTGACATTGACCAGTGCAGCGACCGCACTTCACCGTACGACCACATGCTCCCAGGCCCGGCGGCTTTTGCAGAGTACGTGAGCAAACTGGGGGTTGGCAGCGACTCCCATGTCGTGGTCTACGATGCAAGTGACCAGGGCTCTTTCTCTGCCCCTCGCGTCTGGTGGATGTTCCGGGCCTTTGGGCATGACGCCGTTTCCGTCCTAGATGGCGGGCTGAAGAACTGGCTGCGCGAGGGGCACCCCGTCAGCTCTGGGAAGAGCCGCCCTGTCCCTGCGGAATTCCATGCTTCTCTGGACAGATCGCTAGTGAAAGCCCACGAGGATGTTAAGGAGAACATTGAGGCCCAACGCTTCCAGGTGGTGGATGCTCGGTCAGCCGGGAGGTTCACTGGGACGGAGGCAGAACCTCGGGAAG gaattgaacctggtcACATCCCTGGCTCGGTGAATATCCCTTTCACTGACTTCCTGACTGAGTCTGGCTTGGAGAAGAGTCCAGAGGACATCCGCAGCTTGTTTCAGCAGAAGAAAGTGAATCTCTCCAAGCCCCTGGTGGCCACTTGCGGTTCAGGGGTCACAGCCTGCCACGTGGCCCTGGGGGCGTATCTGTGTGGCAAGGCTGATGTGGCCATTTATGATGGCGCATGGGTGGAGTGGTTCATGCGGGCACGGCCTGAGCACATCATctcagaggggaaggggaaggggaagagcctGTGA
- the KCTD17 gene encoding BTB/POZ domain-containing protein KCTD17 → MRMDRGEATRGVRRAPCAWESSQQALPPSSRGKWVRLNVGGTVFLTTRQTLCREQKSFLCRLCQGEELQSDRDETGAYLIDRDPTYFGPILNFLRHGKLVLDKDMAEEGVLEEAEFYNIGSLIRLIKDRLEEKDYTITQVPPKHVYRVLQCQEEELTQMVSTMSDGWRFEQLVNIGSSYNYGNEDQSEFLCVVSKELCSSPSGLCTEPSRKAKSTEEDLEEEEQKEAELQEEEPEEEEEKVVEQEREEAGVDEEEKGAADL, encoded by the exons ATGAGGATGGACCGAGGGGAGGCAACGCGAGGCGTGCGGAGGGCTCCTTGCGCGTGGGAAAGCTCCCAGCAGGCTCTGCCCCCCAGCAGCCGAGGCAAGTGGGTGAGGCTCAACGTCGGCGGCACCGTCTTCCTCACTACCCGGCAAACGCTGTGCCGCGAGCAGAAATCCTTCCTCTGCCGCCTGTGCCAGGGAGAGGAGCTGCAGTCGGATCGG GATGAGACTGGTGCATACCTCATTGATCGGGATCCCACTTATTTTGGACCCATTCTGAATTTCCTCCGGCATGGGAAGCTAGTACTGGATAAAGATATGGCAGAGGAAG GGGTTCTGGAAGAAGCCGAATTCTACAACATCGGGTCTCTAATCAGGCTAATCAAGGACAGACTGGAAGAAAAGGACTACACTATAACACAG GTGCCTCCGAAACACGTGTACAGGGTTCTGCAGTGTCAGGAGGAAGAACTCACGCAAATGGTTTCCACTATGTCAGATGGATGGCGTTTTGAGCAG CTGGTGAATATTGGGTCATCCTATAATTATGGGAATGAGGACCAGTCCGAGTTCCTGTGCGTGGTCTCCAAAGAGCTCTGCAGCTCGCCCAGCGGACTGTGCACTGAGCCCAGCCGGAAAGCCAAG AGCACAGAGGAGGACctagaggaggaagagcagaaggaagcggagctgcaggaggaggagccggaagaggaagaggagaaggtggTGGAGCAGGAGCGAGAGGAAGCCGGAGTGGATGAGGAGGAGAAAGGTGCAGCCGACCTCTGA